A single Spirochaetota bacterium DNA region contains:
- a CDS encoding mechanosensitive ion channel family protein, with amino-acid sequence MGVLHEYFFIFIPLVYFCVGFIVLLVIKKIVFSILTKWAASTIWDIDDIIIDSLKKPAFFVVLALAILIASQYTTLSEKWQMLITKSVNVIIIFALTLGIANIVGSLLQKYVKTANIPLAPTGLTYIIIKGLFVLIGILIILNYLGISIAPILTTLGVGGLAVALALQDTLSNLFAGIQILIERSIRVGDFVKIEEGIEGYVEDITWRTTRIRMLPNNMIIIPNSKVAQSMITNFYLPVPHLALRIPISVSYSSDPQHVEHIILDEVKKSASTIQQLIMDPEPVVRFMPGFGDSSLDFTLIVYVKEYADQFPVQSELRKRIFNRFREEGIEIPFPQRVIHITKE; translated from the coding sequence TGTTGGTTTTATTGTTTTGTTAGTTATCAAAAAAATAGTATTTTCTATTTTAACAAAATGGGCTGCCTCTACAATCTGGGATATTGACGATATAATAATTGATTCATTGAAAAAACCTGCTTTCTTTGTTGTTCTTGCTCTTGCCATTCTTATTGCTTCACAGTACACAACGCTATCAGAAAAATGGCAAATGCTGATAACAAAAAGTGTCAATGTCATTATTATTTTTGCCCTTACTCTTGGCATAGCTAATATAGTTGGATCGTTATTACAAAAATATGTCAAAACTGCAAATATACCGCTGGCACCTACGGGTTTAACCTATATTATCATCAAGGGTTTATTTGTACTTATAGGGATTTTAATTATCCTTAATTACTTAGGGATATCAATAGCTCCCATACTGACAACCCTTGGAGTAGGTGGTTTGGCAGTTGCTTTGGCACTTCAGGATACATTGTCTAATCTCTTTGCTGGCATTCAAATATTAATTGAGCGTTCTATACGTGTAGGTGATTTTGTTAAAATTGAAGAAGGGATAGAAGGATATGTTGAGGATATAACCTGGCGTACTACACGAATCAGAATGCTTCCAAATAACATGATTATAATACCCAATAGCAAAGTAGCTCAGAGCATGATTACAAATTTCTATCTACCTGTTCCTCATTTAGCTTTGCGTATTCCTATAAGTGTGAGCTATAGCTCTGATCCCCAGCATGTTGAACATATCATACTTGATGAAGTGAAAAAATCAGCAAGCACTATACAACAGCTTATTATGGATCCAGAGCCTGTTGTTCGTTTTATGCCCGGTTTTGGCGATAGTTCCCTGGATTTTACCCTTATAGTATATGTAAAAGAATATGCTGATCAGTTTCCTGTTCAGTCTGAATTGCGTAAGCGAATATTTAATCGCTTTAGAGAAGAAGGTATTGAAATACCATTTCCACAACGTGTTATTCATATTACTAAAGAATAA
- a CDS encoding multiheme c-type cytochrome: MKSKVVIIISIIALTVYAFFTGCKSTPHYKLAQFISPATCGGCHDEIYEQWKNSMHNLAQKDIIYKEYASFYLDDIKKQNPINKDELEEAESCVKCHIPVGFITGKPVTVTEELSMETELPEITKEGIQCDYCHVIVDAKKNYNAHFTYKPGNGEADPGVKYGPFKDATPDWHQAAYSKFHTQAAFCGTCHDVRHVVYGTKLETTFEEWSKSPYNTGDEKTTVPCQGCHMYHRPGVPATGSTPRPKNPGFAAFGGPQRDHIFTHYFVGGNSVIPGLYNDKVKGKMAEERLKNAATVLIDTRDLSSGTIAVTVTNTGAGHKLPTGLTDVRQMWLEIVILNQYGREVFAIGKADKKGYLPDNTIIFKTIFGDGTGKPVTNIAKAKEILFDNRILPKESMTNTILLPKGLKGTYTIQVRLLYRLADQKTVDEVMKEKAIKLPVIEMTTAKKDIVL, encoded by the coding sequence ATGAAATCAAAAGTAGTCATTATAATCAGCATAATTGCATTAACCGTGTATGCTTTTTTTACTGGATGTAAATCAACACCTCACTACAAACTGGCACAATTTATAAGCCCTGCAACCTGTGGTGGATGCCATGATGAGATATATGAACAGTGGAAAAACTCAATGCATAACTTGGCCCAAAAGGATATCATTTATAAAGAGTATGCTTCATTTTATTTAGATGATATAAAAAAACAAAATCCTATAAACAAGGATGAACTTGAAGAGGCAGAAAGCTGTGTTAAATGTCACATACCGGTAGGCTTTATTACTGGCAAGCCAGTAACAGTGACCGAAGAGCTATCAATGGAAACCGAATTGCCTGAAATAACAAAAGAAGGCATTCAGTGTGATTACTGCCATGTAATCGTTGATGCCAAGAAAAACTATAATGCACATTTTACTTATAAGCCAGGCAATGGTGAAGCAGACCCCGGTGTAAAGTATGGACCATTTAAGGATGCAACACCTGACTGGCATCAGGCTGCATATTCAAAGTTTCACACACAGGCTGCTTTCTGTGGCACATGCCATGACGTACGTCATGTTGTGTATGGCACAAAACTGGAAACAACCTTTGAAGAGTGGAGTAAAAGCCCGTACAATACCGGTGATGAAAAAACCACTGTTCCCTGCCAGGGATGTCATATGTATCACAGGCCAGGTGTTCCAGCAACCGGATCCACTCCACGGCCCAAGAATCCTGGATTTGCTGCTTTTGGAGGCCCACAGCGTGATCACATTTTTACACACTATTTTGTGGGGGGCAACAGTGTAATTCCTGGATTATATAATGATAAAGTCAAAGGCAAAATGGCTGAAGAACGTTTAAAGAATGCAGCCACAGTGTTAATTGATACGCGTGATCTTTCATCAGGGACTATCGCCGTAACAGTGACAAATACCGGTGCAGGACATAAACTTCCTACCGGGCTTACAGATGTACGGCAGATGTGGTTAGAGATAGTTATCCTGAATCAATATGGCAGAGAGGTTTTTGCAATTGGGAAGGCTGATAAAAAGGGCTATCTCCCTGATAATACTATAATCTTTAAGACTATATTTGGTGATGGGACAGGAAAACCTGTTACCAATATTGCAAAAGCTAAGGAGATACTATTTGACAATCGTATTTTACCAAAAGAATCCATGACAAATACCATTTTACTGCCTAAAGGATTAAAAGGCACCTATACTATACAGGTAAGGTTACTGTACCGTTTAGCTGATCAGAAAACAGTGGATGAGGTGATGAAAGAAAAGGCAATAAAATTACCTGTTATTGAAATGACAACAGCTAAAAAAGACATAGTTCTGTAA
- a CDS encoding ATP-binding cassette domain-containing protein, producing MFTIKAYNISKRYSYRLFSNISCTVSTGESIAIVGPNGSGKSTLLKILGTIVSPDSGRIEYFYNHDFIPAHTVINYAGIVAPYIQCYNHLTLTENIIFAFGSVTDEAIELLHRLDMYQHKDTVLHTYSTGMQQRCKLAMALLKKPKLLLLDEPGSNLDDSGRKILFELINKIQPCTAIIIATNDSREAKLCHRSIVLDKGIGA from the coding sequence GTGTTTACAATAAAAGCTTACAATATATCAAAGCGCTATAGCTACAGGTTGTTCAGCAATATTTCATGTACTGTATCAACAGGTGAATCTATTGCTATCGTTGGCCCAAATGGCAGTGGCAAATCAACATTGCTGAAAATTTTGGGAACTATTGTGTCACCTGATAGTGGCAGGATAGAGTATTTTTATAATCATGATTTTATCCCTGCACATACGGTTATCAACTATGCTGGCATTGTTGCTCCCTACATACAGTGTTACAATCATCTTACGTTAACAGAAAATATTATCTTTGCATTTGGCTCAGTAACCGATGAAGCTATAGAGCTTCTCCATCGTTTGGATATGTATCAGCATAAAGATACAGTTCTTCATACCTATTCTACTGGCATGCAGCAACGCTGTAAGCTTGCAATGGCTCTTTTGAAAAAACCAAAACTATTATTGCTGGATGAGCCTGGTTCAAATTTAGATGATAGTGGAAGAAAAATCCTTTTTGAATTAATAAACAAAATACAACCATGTACTGCTATTATCATTGCAACAAATGACAGCAGAGAAGCAAAACTTTGCCATAGGAGTATTGTGCTTGATAAAGGGATTGGTGCGTAA
- a CDS encoding heme exporter protein CcmB — MIKGLVRNIVKDLRIEFRSKVVISLILSFSVIVTISIGFASGGIIGSPMVHAILLWVIIFFSGMNTSHLFYREIEENTALFNLMYYSPESIFVSKLFVNGIIMVAVAAIVGLLYLFVMDVAVYHHCSFAIMLLVGSSALAVCTTIIAAITAIAQARGGLFTILSFPITLPIITVVIKSTTQCFSKEIFSSLSAILFLLAFSTLLGVVSYMLFPYIWREF, encoded by the coding sequence TTGATAAAGGGATTGGTGCGTAATATTGTAAAAGATCTTCGTATTGAGTTCAGAAGTAAAGTAGTCATTTCGCTGATACTATCGTTCAGTGTCATTGTGACAATTTCTATTGGTTTTGCATCAGGTGGCATAATTGGCAGCCCAATGGTGCATGCTATTCTTTTGTGGGTCATTATATTTTTTTCAGGGATGAATACATCTCACCTCTTTTACAGGGAGATAGAAGAAAATACAGCTCTCTTTAACCTGATGTATTACAGCCCCGAAAGTATATTTGTATCAAAGCTTTTTGTAAACGGTATTATTATGGTGGCTGTTGCAGCAATAGTGGGATTGCTGTATCTGTTTGTTATGGATGTTGCAGTATATCATCATTGCAGTTTTGCAATCATGTTACTGGTAGGCAGTAGTGCCCTGGCAGTGTGTACAACGATAATTGCTGCAATAACTGCAATAGCACAGGCACGAGGAGGCCTTTTTACTATTTTATCTTTCCCCATAACACTACCCATTATTACCGTGGTAATAAAATCAACAACACAGTGTTTTTCTAAAGAGATTTTTTCTTCATTAAGCGCTATACTTTTTCTGCTTGCATTTTCAACGTTACTTGGCGTGGTATCGTATATGCTGTTCCCCTATATATGGAGAGAATTTTAA
- the ccsA gene encoding cytochrome c biogenesis protein CcsA: MFLIIIDALLMLVSLYLIFIWVPPAAILGETSRIVYLHVPLAWVSTLAFIVAGLTSIQYIRKKTIAYIHFARGSVQVGFFFSIVTVITGSLWAKVMWGSYWNWDPRETSITLLLLVYIAYFSLHQIVRTNPKGAILESVYLVIAFVASPFLIFVVPRLYPSLHPDPVINTQGTILLDTEMRLVLIISVVAFTLFYAIVLKLLLKVYTLEYLCTEDIS; encoded by the coding sequence ATGTTTTTAATCATTATTGATGCACTGTTAATGCTCGTATCTCTGTATCTCATATTCATATGGGTGCCACCTGCAGCAATCCTTGGGGAAACAAGCAGGATAGTGTATCTACACGTGCCACTTGCCTGGGTGTCGACACTGGCATTTATTGTTGCAGGTCTTACTTCAATACAATATATACGCAAAAAAACAATAGCGTATATTCATTTTGCACGTGGCTCAGTGCAGGTTGGATTTTTTTTCAGTATAGTAACCGTGATAACAGGTTCACTGTGGGCAAAGGTTATGTGGGGAAGTTACTGGAACTGGGACCCTCGTGAAACATCAATCACGTTGCTGCTACTAGTATATATTGCCTATTTTAGCTTGCATCAAATTGTGCGCACCAATCCAAAGGGTGCTATCTTAGAAAGTGTGTATCTTGTTATAGCGTTTGTAGCTTCACCATTTTTAATATTTGTTGTTCCGCGTCTGTATCCATCGCTTCATCCTGATCCCGTGATTAATACTCAAGGGACAATACTTCTAGATACTGAAATGCGGCTAGTTCTTATTATTTCGGTTGTAGCGTTTACACTTTTTTATGCCATTGTGTTAAAACTTTTACTAAAGGTATATACGTTAGAATATTTATGTACTGAGGATATATCATGA
- a CDS encoding CcmD family protein translates to MKLSLMVTIAQNITQIQKDSTTVLFWVSAVVWVGIVCYLILLHNKVKRLEKRLNEKK, encoded by the coding sequence ATGAAATTATCGTTAATGGTAACTATCGCACAAAATATAACACAAATACAGAAAGATTCAACTACAGTGCTATTCTGGGTATCTGCCGTTGTGTGGGTTGGTATTGTGTGTTACTTAATACTTTTGCATAATAAGGTTAAAAGGTTGGAAAAGAGGCTCAATGAAAAAAAGTAA
- a CDS encoding cytochrome c maturation protein CcmE has protein sequence MKKSNIIIVSIIVVCGAIAIFSFKGIVTPYVSFDEASKGNTYVQVLGNLVKSVPVQNSADGFTFTIEDDNGKRLTVIHKGSKPLNFEHATSVVAIGSYNKDKQIFEADKILVKCPSKYTKENK, from the coding sequence ATGAAAAAAAGTAATATTATTATAGTAAGTATCATTGTAGTATGTGGTGCTATAGCAATTTTTTCCTTTAAGGGGATAGTAACGCCGTATGTATCGTTTGATGAGGCATCAAAGGGTAATACGTATGTACAGGTACTGGGAAACCTGGTAAAGTCAGTACCGGTGCAAAATTCCGCTGACGGCTTTACATTCACCATTGAAGATGATAATGGGAAACGATTGACTGTGATTCATAAAGGATCAAAGCCGCTTAACTTTGAGCATGCAACAAGCGTTGTTGCAATTGGAAGCTATAATAAAGATAAGCAGATATTTGAAGCAGATAAAATTTTGGTAAAATGCCCTTCTAAATACACCAAGGAGAATAAATAA
- the ccsA gene encoding cytochrome c biogenesis protein CcsA has product MNLLYYLPWLSAALVVASVVLAVNSFKKDNLKAARYSYYGATAVTGLMLVTLTIAFVLNTFQFLYVYQHSSVDLPFMYRIAAVWAGQEGSFLLWTFFVMIAVVLALRYEKQYTQSFLTLAGLVTLVFIIHCLHNNPFAYVWDTSKNVLPGAIPQDGLGLNPLLQDFWMVIHPPVLFAGYALATVPFVYAIIALLYNDYSLLTAGYRWVVATVLTLGAGIFLGGYWAYKVLGWGGYWGWDPVENASLIPWLTGLALMHGLIVQKRKRALIRFNSIMAIVTFVLVIFGTFLTRSGVLSDFSMHSFSGAGNFTDLLLFIVTVSIVTTGLLLYRRNDAIGNTLDNTLFAKDNIIVYGIAALLFFALFVLIGTCMPIITGLLGQASTVQESYYVSIARPIGFLVVVLLLVTPFAKKPSLKTVAIAGSIALAVSLLLFVGKPFIPVAFIVMLLSFGILLTNVKGIVPHIPLHLAARIAHSGVALLIVGIITSQTQSVEYHAQIAQNEKKTFYPVALELVGMVEGSKSAIAFKYDYYNTSKTIQTPYFIDTRTNQLFREPYIDYNLLYDVYISPVEYRLGKDTLTQIMLKKGEVRSFNDVTLRFDGFDIDRMAMMQGNPKIYALCTVKYQGKEYTVRPGVLFDGDRRTSQNTVLPGTTRTISLMDFDIHEKLIVLYMDAPAQAVVPPDMVIVDISFKRLIWLVWLGTVVIAFGTALPLVKRQ; this is encoded by the coding sequence ATGAATCTTCTGTATTATCTTCCATGGCTTTCTGCTGCGCTGGTAGTGGCCTCGGTTGTGTTAGCGGTTAATTCGTTTAAGAAAGATAACTTAAAAGCAGCTAGATACAGTTACTATGGTGCAACCGCTGTAACAGGGCTTATGCTTGTTACATTAACCATTGCGTTTGTCCTCAATACATTTCAATTTTTGTATGTGTATCAACACTCTTCTGTGGATTTGCCATTCATGTATCGTATTGCAGCAGTGTGGGCAGGGCAGGAAGGCTCATTTTTACTGTGGACGTTTTTTGTTATGATAGCTGTAGTGCTTGCATTGCGATATGAAAAACAATATACACAGAGCTTTCTGACATTGGCAGGGCTGGTAACGCTGGTATTTATCATACATTGTTTGCATAATAATCCGTTTGCGTATGTGTGGGATACTTCAAAAAACGTTTTACCGGGAGCAATACCACAGGATGGCTTGGGGTTAAATCCTCTGCTTCAGGATTTCTGGATGGTGATACATCCACCGGTGCTCTTTGCCGGGTATGCACTGGCAACGGTACCGTTTGTGTATGCAATAATTGCACTATTGTATAATGATTATTCACTGTTAACTGCTGGGTACCGCTGGGTAGTTGCTACAGTGTTAACGCTTGGGGCAGGTATATTTTTAGGTGGGTACTGGGCATACAAGGTGCTGGGCTGGGGTGGCTACTGGGGATGGGATCCTGTGGAAAATGCTTCGCTTATCCCATGGCTTACAGGCCTTGCACTCATGCATGGATTAATTGTGCAAAAACGTAAGAGGGCACTTATCAGGTTTAATAGTATAATGGCGATAGTTACTTTTGTACTGGTTATCTTTGGTACATTTTTAACCCGCAGCGGTGTCCTTTCTGATTTTTCGATGCATTCATTCAGTGGTGCAGGTAATTTTACTGATCTTTTACTTTTTATTGTGACAGTTAGTATTGTTACTACAGGATTGTTGTTGTATCGCCGAAACGATGCAATTGGAAATACATTAGATAATACTCTGTTTGCAAAAGACAATATAATAGTCTATGGCATTGCAGCATTATTATTTTTTGCTCTGTTTGTGCTCATTGGTACCTGTATGCCCATCATCACCGGGTTACTGGGGCAAGCATCAACGGTGCAGGAATCATATTATGTCAGTATTGCCAGGCCAATAGGTTTTCTTGTTGTGGTGTTGTTGCTTGTAACACCTTTTGCAAAAAAGCCATCCTTAAAAACAGTAGCGATAGCAGGATCTATCGCCCTGGCTGTATCATTGCTTTTATTTGTAGGGAAGCCTTTTATTCCTGTTGCTTTTATTGTAATGTTACTTTCTTTTGGTATACTGCTTACCAATGTTAAAGGTATAGTGCCACACATACCGTTGCATCTGGCTGCACGTATAGCGCACAGTGGTGTAGCTTTGCTCATAGTAGGAATCATTACATCACAAACGCAGTCAGTTGAGTATCATGCACAGATTGCGCAGAATGAAAAAAAGACATTTTATCCAGTAGCCCTGGAGCTTGTGGGCATGGTTGAAGGTAGTAAAAGTGCAATTGCATTCAAGTATGATTATTACAACACATCAAAGACAATTCAAACACCATATTTTATTGATACTCGCACCAATCAGCTATTCAGAGAACCATATATTGACTATAACCTGCTATATGATGTTTATATTTCACCTGTTGAATATAGATTGGGTAAGGATACACTAACACAGATCATGCTTAAAAAAGGAGAGGTGCGTTCATTTAATGATGTCACACTTCGCTTTGATGGGTTTGATATTGACCGCATGGCTATGATGCAGGGTAATCCAAAAATCTATGCGTTGTGTACTGTGAAATATCAGGGTAAGGAGTACACAGTGCGCCCAGGAGTACTATTTGATGGCGACAGGCGCACAAGCCAGAATACAGTACTTCCTGGTACAACGCGAACGATTTCGTTGATGGATTTTGATATTCATGAAAAGCTCATAGTATTATATATGGATGCACCAGCACAGGCTGTGGTTCCACCTGATATGGTGATAGTTGATATTTCCTTTAAACGGCTTATATGGTTAGTATGGTTGGGTACCGTGGTAATAGCCTTTGGCACTGCATTACCACTGGTTAAACGACAATAG
- the smpB gene encoding SsrA-binding protein SmpB: MKEEKEIIQNKKARFEYEILDTIEAGIVLKGTEVKSIRQKKVSIQDSYARIKDGEAFLYGMNISPYEAGNIFNHDPLRVRKLLLHKQEIKRLTGKQQEKGLTLVPLKLYWKNGKVKVLLGLAKGKTLYDKRHDIKKRDADRELQRYKRMR; encoded by the coding sequence ATGAAAGAGGAAAAAGAGATAATTCAAAATAAAAAGGCCCGTTTTGAATATGAGATACTTGATACTATTGAGGCGGGTATTGTATTGAAAGGTACTGAGGTAAAATCAATACGGCAGAAAAAAGTCAGTATACAGGATTCTTATGCCCGCATCAAGGATGGCGAGGCATTTTTATATGGGATGAATATATCCCCATATGAAGCAGGCAATATTTTTAACCATGACCCGTTACGTGTGCGCAAACTTTTGTTACACAAACAGGAAATAAAGCGCCTTACTGGCAAGCAGCAGGAAAAAGGATTGACGCTGGTGCCACTCAAGCTGTACTGGAAAAACGGGAAGGTAAAAGTCCTTCTGGGGCTTGCTAAAGGGAAAACCCTGTATGATAAACGCCATGATATAAAGAAGCGTGATGCTGACAGAGAACTGCAGCGCTATAAGCGCATGCGTTAA
- the guaA gene encoding glutamine-hydrolyzing GMP synthase has protein sequence MIEHGFGVSSQNKVLILDFGSQYTQLIARKIRELNVYAEIVPYTISIDEIKKEHPKALVLSGGPSSLYEKDSPKISKELFSLGIPVLGICYGLYVVVDAFGGVISPSPFKEYGRADITIVNNSPLFKGLPDTQTVWMSHGDKVESVPQEFTVIAGSRNAKIAAIEFPQKKIYGVQFHPEVYHTQYGKEILQNFLFEICDFKPTWTMQSFIDSAINDIRAVVGNGTVLLGLSGGVDSSVTAVLLQKAIGNRLYCVFVNNGLLRKDEHTKVIERFKKHLNLNLIYVDAEELFLQKLKGITDPEQKRKIIGKEFINVFKSEAAKIGTFDFLAQGTLYPDVIESVSTKGPSDTIKSHHNRVPEVLELIKEGKVIEPLKELFKDEVRELGRQLGMPEELINRHPFPGPGLAIRIIGEVTKERLSILREADDILIEEIKKADYYTKLWQAFAVFLPIKSVGVMGDKRTYENVIAIRAVTSLDAMTADWAYLPEDLMRRISTRIINEVKGVNRVVYDISSKPPSTIEWE, from the coding sequence ATGATTGAACATGGCTTTGGGGTATCTTCACAGAACAAAGTACTCATTTTGGATTTTGGCTCACAATATACACAGCTCATTGCCCGTAAAATCAGGGAGCTGAATGTGTATGCAGAGATAGTGCCCTATACAATATCCATTGATGAAATAAAAAAAGAACATCCCAAAGCCCTGGTTCTTTCCGGTGGACCTTCATCATTATATGAAAAAGATTCCCCAAAAATAAGCAAAGAATTATTTTCTTTAGGAATACCTGTTTTGGGGATATGCTACGGATTGTACGTGGTTGTCGATGCTTTCGGAGGAGTGATATCTCCATCACCTTTTAAAGAATATGGCAGAGCTGATATTACCATTGTAAACAATTCCCCATTATTTAAAGGATTGCCGGATACACAAACCGTATGGATGAGCCACGGCGATAAGGTTGAAAGCGTTCCACAGGAGTTTACTGTTATTGCAGGTTCACGTAATGCAAAAATTGCAGCAATAGAGTTTCCACAAAAAAAGATATATGGCGTACAATTCCATCCAGAAGTTTACCATACACAATATGGCAAAGAGATATTACAAAACTTTCTTTTTGAAATCTGCGATTTTAAACCAACATGGACAATGCAATCCTTTATTGATTCAGCAATAAATGACATACGAGCGGTTGTAGGCAATGGCACGGTACTCTTAGGTCTTTCCGGTGGTGTTGATTCTTCAGTTACTGCTGTGCTGTTACAAAAAGCTATCGGTAACCGTTTATATTGTGTTTTTGTGAACAACGGACTATTACGCAAGGACGAACATACTAAAGTCATAGAGCGATTTAAAAAACATCTGAATCTCAACCTTATCTATGTCGATGCTGAAGAATTATTTTTACAAAAACTAAAAGGGATAACTGATCCTGAACAAAAACGAAAAATTATAGGTAAAGAATTTATTAATGTCTTTAAATCCGAAGCTGCAAAAATTGGAACATTTGATTTTTTAGCACAGGGAACGTTGTATCCTGATGTAATAGAATCAGTTTCTACCAAAGGACCTTCAGATACTATAAAGAGCCATCACAATAGAGTGCCGGAAGTGCTTGAATTAATAAAAGAAGGCAAGGTAATAGAGCCACTGAAAGAGTTATTTAAAGATGAGGTGAGGGAATTAGGCAGGCAATTAGGCATGCCTGAAGAATTGATAAACAGGCATCCATTCCCTGGCCCCGGCCTTGCCATCCGCATTATTGGCGAAGTTACAAAAGAGCGTCTTTCTATTTTACGGGAGGCTGATGACATCCTGATTGAAGAGATAAAAAAAGCTGATTATTATACAAAACTTTGGCAGGCATTTGCCGTATTTTTACCCATAAAATCAGTAGGGGTAATGGGGGACAAACGTACCTATGAAAATGTCATTGCAATACGGGCTGTTACATCACTTGATGCTATGACCGCCGACTGGGCATACTTACCCGAAGATTTAATGCGTAGAATCTCCACGCGCATAATCAATGAAGTAAAAGGTGTAAATAGAGTTGTATATGACATCTCATCAAAACCACCATCAACCATAGAGTGGGAATAA
- the purE gene encoding 5-(carboxyamino)imidazole ribonucleotide mutase → MAEVGIIVGSDSDLPKLKGCFQTLDDFGISYDVKAYSAHRTPHLVAEWIKQMENAGAKVIIAAAGGAAHLPGVVASHTVLPVIGIPIETQVSGGLDSLLSIVQMPSGIPVATVAIGKAGATNAALLAVSILSTGNPAYQEKLRNYRHTMQKTIIEKNETLSKGLYEYINALEAKK, encoded by the coding sequence ATGGCAGAAGTAGGAATCATCGTGGGCAGCGATTCTGATCTACCAAAACTAAAGGGATGTTTCCAGACACTGGATGATTTTGGTATATCATACGATGTGAAGGCATATTCAGCTCACAGAACCCCTCATCTGGTGGCCGAATGGATTAAACAGATGGAAAACGCTGGGGCTAAGGTTATTATTGCAGCAGCTGGTGGAGCAGCTCATCTTCCTGGCGTTGTTGCATCACACACTGTATTGCCTGTCATAGGTATCCCCATCGAAACGCAGGTGTCCGGTGGGCTTGATTCGCTTTTATCCATAGTGCAGATGCCATCAGGAATCCCTGTAGCAACAGTTGCTATCGGTAAAGCTGGTGCTACCAATGCTGCATTGCTGGCTGTATCTATTTTATCAACCGGGAATCCCGCTTATCAGGAAAAGCTGCGTAACTATCGCCACACTATGCAAAAAACCATTATTGAAAAAAATGAAACACTTTCCAAAGGTCTATACGAATACATAAATGCATTAGAGGCTAAAAAATGA